The Pungitius pungitius chromosome 15, fPunPun2.1, whole genome shotgun sequence nucleotide sequence agaaatgaagttTACTTCTCCTGCTTCATAAAACCCAGAACCGCCTGAACCACGCTGGAACAGACACTTCACCAAACCAATAAGATACTCGCCACAAAATACTAGGCGGGACCGGCGTAGCGTCCGACCAATTGCGTTGGAGGGGCGTGTCGTAGGTTCAGCCCTGTGGAGTCTTATCTCCGCCCCGCCCCCAACGTTCTGGAACGTGGCAAAATGGAAGCTCCCTGCTTTCCTTTTTCCAGCCTCCACGCCGCTTGGATCAAAAACCCCATTAAACAGACTCTCACTCATCTCACAATAGCATATAGATTTCGCAAATTCGACTAAGAATTAATTACTATAAAAAGCTTCTTTGTTTGTTGAAAGTTACATTAAATAAGCCtcctcatttttttctttggtatatgataattaaaatgtaaatctttATCTACAACACCATGTTGTTGTATAATAAACAACAACTGTCCAAgaggcaggaacagggtccGCACAGAACCATGATCCATTGAAACCTACGCggtgagaaagcacaaaagcagaaaaagctgatttagtgatgtgcattaatgagatGTGACTTCTTTTAGAAggacaaagagaggaaagagaagtTCCTAGTCCGATAGCAGCTTATCTAAGGGCTGGTTCTTAAGCTTTGTCTTTAATGAGCTTATTAACTGAGGGGCTATGGTTGTCAGTGCAGAGAAGCTAATAGAGGAGTAATATGATCctttttcttagttcttgttaataaacATGTTGCACCATTCAGAATCACGTGGTGAGGCTTAAGAGACGTATACGAGCAGCTTAGACCTTAGATCTGAAGTTAGTATTGTTAGAGGCAACAGCAGTCCCTGTAATTTGTACTTTTGTAAGATGGGAAGTTCTCAATAaagcttttgaaataaaataattctgaATTTCCCCACCACCAGGTGGGGTACCTGTAAAACCACTACGACCCACTAGAGGGCCGTGCCTCATAGTTCGAGAAATGAATCCAACTGCAACAGGCTTCCTTTAGTCAAAGGCGGTGTTGACCAACAATCATCACTGAGgctttcatttgaatttcattttaaattcattagTACCATTattgcaggacaaacaaaacctGCCAGTCTCCCATTCGGTGCTTTCAGGCACACAGCCCCAGCCTTGTTGTGGGAGTCTTTGTTCTCTTCTGTCGGGATGTACGTAGATGTGATTGTAGATGTTAGGGCTGATCGAATCTTAGTTCCATGTAAagcttaaaataggatcaaggaTTATGGCTACAGGAGCCCACAACATGTATGGGCTCCTACAGATGACACCAGAAAATAATCCTTTCAAGtgtgaaataacaaaaagggaGAAAGTTATCAAGTAAGCAACCTCGTGTGTTATGAGCTTAGATCAGAGATGAAGTTAAGGAGGCATAGACCTTCACCTCACTATCCGCCTGGTGATGGATAAGATGTGGGTGCAGTAGGGCAAAGGGCAGAGTGAGGCCTTCCCAAAGGTCAAAGGAGGGTTGTAGAAAGTAAAATTGCAGCTGCATTAAGCGTCTGGTGGAAAAGTAATTACAATCCTGTTAAGACAGTAAAATGCTCTCATTTGGGGGCATAAGTGAGCTGAAAGTCTTCTCTGGTTTCATTCACAGCGATGTCCCAATGGGCTAAGCCTTATCATTGCACGCAACTGTAAATGACTCCATTTGAAACACAGAGCCACCGACTCTTGAGAATAAAAGATTCATCGCTCTGTGTTTGCAAGGCTTGGACAGGAAACGTCGTGCCAATGATGCCGTGGGTTTTCCATCCGACCTCCGTTCATGGTTCAGCTGGTCATGCTTGCAGGTACATATCGTCTGAAAAACACCTGCtcctttttaaaatagaaatgaaaccCAAACGCTGAATTGAAAATGACCAGTTGTAGTTGATTTGATTTGTAGGACATGATTTGTTGGTATCGTATGTGGATGCAACTAGTCTCTTCCCCGATGATCCTGCCACAGACCATTGGAGCCACATGTCTCACTCCAGCAGCTCTCGTGCGCTCTCTGCTGACCGTGCACGTGAAGTCCATCTCTGTGAAGCAGTGAATCTCTCTGACCCTGGTCAGCCTTCGTGTGACTGCAACCTTACGGCTTGTTCTGCAGCCGTAGCCTATTCTAAAATTCTAAATGTGCTTCCATGCCCTTAATTTGATTTGAACCTTTGAAaccttctcattcaattgaaGGAAAAATTGTGTTCATaattttgactggtactgtaagTAAATTGACATAAGtaaaaaatgaaagtgaatCCTTTGTATGGTTGCCTTCAACAGGGGATCCATATCATTTCTGTGAATCCCATTTTGATTAAAATCAAAAAGCCTTTTTCTGTTAAACCAACTCCATGCTATGCTACATGAATCAAGTCTGATCCCAGTGATTAAACATGTGTGAGCTGTTTGGGATCCCGTATGGGTATTTTATGATGTACACTTGGGTTTTGCTTAAAAAAGATTTCAGTCCTTGGCTTCATGATTAAGTCCAACtgtataaaaacaaatcattattttgtacatttcttcttttgtaaTACACCAAAGGACATTTAAGCTGCCTAGGGAGGAACCAGGTGGACACAggaagctcttgattaactcgtAGATTACATCAAGTGGGTTTGCATCACATccacacagaaacaaactgtTATGAAATAACAACATCTCACATGCTGGGGTCCAAAAGTCAACAGTGTGATTGTGAACATTGAGTGTTTCTCTTGTGTGATGTAATAGTGTGTCACAACCAGATTTCCCCTGGAGTCCTGCCTGTCAATCAATACCAACGCTCAAAAATACAGttcaatttaattcattattgTGTATAGCCCAAAGTAACAAACCAAAGATAATTTCCGtatgaacacatgcaagatcctctgtccccaaacattCACATTACATTCCTACATTGTGCTTTATTCGGTAAGTTGGTTAGAAAGTCTGTACAGAGTGTGTGATGATGACCTGCTGGGTGTCCTCATACTGTTCACTGAGCGGTTCCAGTGTGTGTACGTACGGTAGATGGTGACATGTCAGCGCAACACTAACGCAATGTTGTCTTCAGGGGAAATTGGTGGCAGAAGTGATGACGTAACATCTATTTCTGCTTTTGACACCTGATTTTCATTCTGTCGACAGGTCCAGTCAACAACTTGGCCGCCTTTGGAAGGTGGCGCACAAAACAAACCAGAACATTTGTGAATTACACAGAAGTCTAAATGAGTTGTGGAAGGTTTCCCATCTATTATAGAGCTGTTTAAGTACCAAGTATGAGTGCCCCTCATACCTCACATTGACTACAGTCTCCAACTCTTTGCATGTGCTGTGGTCCAGTGTCAGCAGGGTCCAGACTGAGCCTATTAACTTCCCTCCGCAAAAAGGGCCTCAGCCAGGGGAGAGAGCATGGCTCCGTCTGTACAAGACAAGGACACACTTCTGAGATCTCAAATGACGTGCAGAGAATGAGCAGTGGAGAAAAGGCTAATCTCTCCTTTGTTTAACTTGTCATCAGCGAACTCTAGTCGTACTTACACAGTGGATTGATCCCTTGCATTTGGGCCCTGCAGTGTTGTAGATCATGTGGACTGAGCAGGGCTGATAGACATGTTTACTGACCTTCTAACACTGGTCAAAGGTCTGTACCgtcacagacacagagacctTCAGCTTTACACAGCCGCATTACTGAGACTATTAGACTTGTGACTTAATCAGTGGGGAAAGATTCATGAACTTAACAACATACATACTAACATGTAACCTCCAattcaatgttttattcatctgtgTTGTTGCCATTATTAGACGGACTGGAGGGGGGAGACAAGTGGGACATGAACCGGCCCTCTGTGTGTACTTAAAGTGGACTACGGGACTCTCGCTGTACGCTGAGGTGGCTCCAATACTGTTGTATTCATTATTTACTCTATAAACCAGCATTTAAGTGTATATATGTTCATTGTAGGTTTTAGTAAACGGTTAGTACATCTGCCAAATAAATAAGGTaggagcagaagaagctgaCCCTGCAAGAAACATTGCAGTCTCTTTTAGCTCTTTGCTTTAGTTCAATGTTCCTGTAGCAGGCAGAGTGCACGTTTGCTACACAATGGACAATGATTACATTCTGCATTCACCATGATAGGAAATCTGTAAGTTATCATAGCTCAGATTTAGGATATCTCATCATGGCCCCTTGATTTGATGAGCTCTTTTGCACAAACAATTcatctattcaattcaattcattttattttgtatagcccaaaatcgcaaattacaaatttgcctcagagggctttacagtctgtacacatgcaacatcctctgtcccgaaaccctcacatcggcacaggaaaaactccccaaaatatgaaaaaacccttcaatggggaaaaaagggaagaaaccttagggagaacgtcagaggaggatccctctcccgggatggacagactgacatggatgtcatgtgtacagaatcaacaatgtaaaagatgtacaatacattcaactcctctaacagaaaggtggaaggagagagtgagagagtgagagtgtgagagtgtgagagtgagagaggggctcggtgtgtcctaagaagtcccccggcagtctaagcctagagcagcttaactaagggctggtccaggctaacctgagccagccctaactattagcaatatcaaagaggaacgttttaagctttatcttaaatgaactgaccgagtctgccccccggactgaaagtagaagctggttccacaaaagaggagcttgataactgaagctctggcccccatcctactttttaaaactctaggaaccacaagtagcccagcatctacggagcgtagatgccttgtaggacagtAGGGTGTAACGAGCtcttgaaggacatatcctggtcgaagagaactccaagatttctgacggtgctgttggataccagagcaattccatccatagagactgtatcacgtaaCAGCTGACCtagaaggcgctctgggcctatcatcaTAACTTCCGTTTTAtctgagtttaacatcaggaagttgcaggtcatccaagttttaatgtctccaagacaatcctgtcTAACAAGTCTAACAAgatggttggtgtcttctgccTCGATCaacagatacagttgagtatcgtctgcataacagtGGAAGattatgctgtgttttctgataacgtcgcccagaggaagcatgtacagggtaaatagaatcggtccaagcacagaaccttgtgggactccgtgaccaacattcgtggtcctcaaGGATTCACCATCTGCTGAAAGTCTGCTCTCTGGTCAACAAGATGGATGAACTACTGCTCCTCAACAGGCAAAtagtaaatggactgtacttgtaaaGTGCTTCTCTAGTCTattgaccactcaaagcgctttaaaactaaatgtcatcattcacccattcacacactaatgACAGCAACTACcacacacagtgccacctgcccatcagtcactAACATTCAGCAGCTACAGGAGCTTTGGCTTTTGGACTGCAGCAGACCTTATATACAGGTATGTAtactatatttaatatatatatatatatatatatatataaacaaactaGTTTGAGCCTCAAACTGGATATTTACAATCTCGATACCTTTATTTCCCCAGGCCTCTAATGTGCATGAATCTTTCTTGTCTATTCATTatcagacaaacaaaaacagttagATGTTTGCTTCAAATAGAAAATCtttcatgtttaaaaataactttaatcATATTGCAAACACCAAATTATTTAATACTTAAAAATGTGTCACATGAAAACAGTATAACTTTGTGTTTCCTTCTTTATGTAACTTCAAAGTATATACAATTTTGTGTGTTCAGAAAAACCCAAgcacaataaatacattcactgtcttttttgaaaatggcaacaaaaataaatgaattacatcACTATGAACCTACAATTAATTCTAAATTCATTGGGAACAATTTCACAGTTTTCTTTACACtaaataaacttaaataaaCTTTACTATTAACATTAGCATTAAGCAGATACTACTACCATTTAAACACATTGACTTTGTATTTGTGGGAAATAAATGCTTTATACGCTTATATTGGATATCACTTCCATTTAGGTTTGTTACAATATAAAATGCTGGTTGTTCCACATGGACGTTAAGACAAATGTCACTACAACACTTTAGCATTTCTTGATATTTAGTTTGCTGTGGGGCGCCGATACATTATCACTTAAAAAGGCAAAGTACAACTTCTTCCCATTCTGGTCTTCAACCTGAGCGAAGTTAACAGCATCCCAACTTAAAACATTGACTTGAAATTGGGATAGTGTTCCTCACGCTGGACAAATTTGACCCAACAATCGGAGAAGTCTCCCTTTGGTCAGATTTCAAAGAGCAGTGCAAGAGGAGAACACTCGGTCCTGACGTGTTTAAACCAGCACGACTCTCCTCGTGCATCTAACATCTACTGTACTCACCAGTTAAAGCTTCAAAAACAGATGCCACCAAGTATTAGTTAAAGTTAAAACACGGCAGCACGTATATGTAATCTGAAGAGCCCAAAAAACCCAAACTATCCCTCAAAGAGCGGCTCGGCCTCCCCTTCCTCTGAGATCAAGGCGTCCTCAGGAGTGATGGCGATGTCACCTGTCGGGTGGCTGGAGATCTGCTGCAGTAGCTTCTCTGACTGAAGCAGCTGAAGGGTCCAGTCCTGACAGGCCTCCGCTATGCTCGGCCCCTCCCCTCCGTATTCTGGCGGTAGGACGGGCGGCGAGAAGAAGTCGCTTAGAGTGTCGTGGAAATCAACACCGTGCATATTGATCTATATTAGGGAGATAGAACTTGTTTTTAACAATGTTAAGAGGGATGTTGTAAAGGAATAATTACACAGTTTAACTGACGATTGGTCTCAAATGTAACATGAATAAATCCAGTTGTTTGAAGAAACATAAATAGATAATACTGACAAACAGATTATAATTAATCATTAACACTATTCATGactacatttgttttaatccatAAAATAAGTCTTTCATTTACTAATAATCTGAACTTTatcatgaaagaaaaacatttacaattttTGATGGTTCACAAACTTCAGAGCGgttgaaatagttttttttttaggatggaTCCTTCTAGACCAGCTGCTACaactaaattattttttgtttattaccagctactataaaaaaaaaaggatcattaATGATTGACAATTAGTATTGtgtcaaaaaaacattaaaaaaaataaggtttcaaaaaatatttgctctttttttcaatttcaatgaTCCGCTCTGAAGGAGTTGTATAACCCATTGCACACTACTAAGGGGACATGGGGGGCATGGGGGGGTTATTTTCAATGGAATCAGTGTGATGGACAGGTTGCTTACCCTCTGCTTGATCTTTTCTGGCAGGAAAGGACGAATCATGGCGAAGACTGGCCGGAAGAACATTGGCTCGTTGACCAGATGAATTCCTCGAACTTTTAGTGGAAAAGAGTCCtgaacagcaaacacacaacaagGATGTGTGTAAGAACACTGTCAGCAGCTCAAAAACATCCCATGGAGCTTTTTGCTCATATGAACTGCAGCTAAAGCCTGGAATTAGGCCCACGTATTCACTACAGACGGTATACAGGTGACCCTGAAGCCGTCCATGGGTCTGGGTTTTGGAGCCTTGGTTTTGGCATTTTGCTCGTCACCATCTTGTTTCTTGCAGTGCGTTTTCAGACAAGAGGGTCGAGACAAGTTTTGCTCTTAAATAATGCTGCAGATATCAATGGAATGGGGCTCAGGAGGTGGCTCATAGGTACCAGTGTtcccccccaccatccccccACAGGGGCCTCCCCCCGCTAAAAATTATCTCCCgccccctgaaaaagtgtggaataaaaattaaaaaaatataatttttttccACGCATGGGGTGTCCGCTAAAACACGTGTGCGCACATGTCCGTATATGCGCACACGCGTACCCACGGACACACATCCAGCCCCCCGGGGGGTCCGGCCACCCGTCGCTTCTCTTAGTCAAGGTTTCCAAAGGAAAATGACCAAAAGCATCAGATAAACGACATTTTCTAAAGCAACATCAAGTTTATTTAGAAACTCTTTAACTGACACGTATCCTCACAAGATGGCATCAGCTCAAATGTCTGGGGAAGAGATTCATTTGCTTTTGGTTGGGCCAAAATAATCTCCCCAATAGAACATGTTTGACATAAACACTGATTTTAGACAGATTTAACAAGTACACATAATAACCCAATAACCCAGCTACTTTGCAACCAATGAGTGCACTGCGATGCCCTAATAACGTTAatggtgtgttgtgttgtgttcctTAATGCAGGGGGACCGGGCCGCTCGgtctccccctgcagccacGCAGCGCCCCGTCCTGCCGGGTCCCGCTCTGTGTCCCGTGCacctattatttttttgttgaatttatttaggatattttttttttattaactattTGGACAAATAACgttctttgttctttgaaagATTGTACTTACATTACTATGCTATTACATTGTCATGATGTTATCAGTGGCATAAAACAGTCAGAAAATTGCAATAATATCGCATATTGGAATAAATGTTGGTGCAATAATTGACGTAATTGTAGTTGATGAAAAGTGTGGTATGGCAGATAGAAGAAGTAGTTTTCACAAGAATCCAACATAAAGCAAGATTTGTGTCTTACCGAAAGTACAGAGGATATCTTTTTGGCAAGAGAAGGGTTAATCTGCAGGGCATGGCCCAAACTCCATCCCTGCAGGTCAAATATGACCTTTAGCCCCCGCCTCTGCGTCTCTGTCTCCGCGGAGATGATCTCAGAAGTTATCAGGCTGACTCTGAACACCTGGACCGCTGTCCAGTCCTTCGGGTTCCACTGGCCTGCAGACACAGAGCACACGGTCACTCTCTGGGTGGAGTGGGTCATTGTCTGCTTCTGGTTGTAAATACATACAATTCAAGGTTGACCACTTGCTATTTTTAAATTGGTAACTAAATAAAGACAACCACTCAGTATAAAGGCACAAGGCATGGTCTCTGTAGAGTGCACATAGGTGAGGATTGAGAGGGATTCTATTGATATCAGtacaaacattgtttttaagaAAGGGGGGGTTGTATCACGTACTTTTACATAGTCAATGGATTCCCTGAAGTTGTTGGCAGTCAGACAGCACTTGAAAAAACCAATGTATTGCAGCCAAATGATTTAAAGACATAGCAacagattaaaacaaacaacaacaatacagTGGCACACCAGAATGTACCCAAATGATTGGCCACCTTCTTGTTGATTTACAGGCCACCCAAGAGATAACTGTCCCTTTAAAAGGGTAAAAGCTCCACTATATTCCAAGCTAGGCCCTGTGTGCTACTTGGTGCTGTACAAGTAGCTTCAGTTAGTTCCACTGTTGTGTCTCCCTTAGCTCATCAGAGATGCTTTTCTGTGCTATTCTTATTCTGCCAGTCAAGGGAAGGTTGGATTGCTACCAGCGGTAATACCCACTTTTCAGTCGTTATCatgatattcaaatatatatattgcaatGCTGTTCATTGGAATTTTGCATTTTCATGAACCTGTAGCTCCTCCATGTTTCCCCCTTTCGGCCCTGAGTCACTCACACAGCTGCTTTTCAGAGTTCAGAATGTATTTAGGGAGTCTGTTCTGTTTAAAAACTATTCTTATACATTAGGTATTTGTCAAACTTATAAACCTTTTAAACTtccattaaattaaatttagaTTGAACGGAGCGCGTGGGATTCCCAGGAAAGGATGCATACATTTAATCCACCAGCTCCCTGTAAACTCCCCAGTTAaacctttttaattattcatttttaagacCGCTGTGTCTACCCTGTAAAGCTCAGAGTATCTGAAGATGTAATACATAGTGATAACAGGCCTAAAGAGGAACATCTGATTGCATGGAGGTCATGGAAATCTTGGACCACTGAAAATGTAACGTAATAGTAATGCTTTGGAGTAGAAAACGtcttcatcaacacacacacacacatactgaccGATTCTGTAGATGAGCACCCTGCTGCCGGTGTGATCTCGCTGCGGGAGGACGGCGTGGTAAGTTGTGTTGAGGAGGCCAATCACCGAGGACGGAGACAGGCAGGTGCTGATCTCAGGACTCTCCCTCCGCCACCGCTGGTAGTTCAGTAAGAGCTGCAGGACACGTGAAGTTAACAGGAGATAAACACCAGGCCATAATGTTGAAGTGGTCCAGCACTGGAGTGTGTTCTTCAAACCTCTGTTAGTGTGCTGAAAGTCAGAGTGAGTTTGTGTACCAGCCATACAGACAGCTGGGCTTAGACCTAGTTGGGTGAGTTCCAGCTATTGGACATCAGGACATTATGTTACCAAGCATTCTTGTAGAGCCAAGCCCTGTGTGCTCCCTGCACTGTCTCGTTTTGGGGAGGTTTGTGCTGCACTGGGGGCTGGGCCGCTCATGTTATTTAAATTCTCCATGAGCTGAAGGGGGTGAAGGCCAGTCGCTGCACAGGGTAAGAAAAGCGCTCATCTGACTCTGTTTTGTATCAAGAAGGAGAAAGTGCATGTAATTGGGAGAGAATCCAGTCATTCCCTCTACCTGCGGCCCGGTACCAGGTGGTCCACGGACTGCTGCTTGGTGACCCCTGCTTTAGATCACTAATTCAAAAAGTAGCAGACGCCCACGTGCCACCCCTGGTCTGCTGATGTATATGTGGCCTCTTGGAACATTTGCTACCCCATGGAAGGGTCCTGTAGGTCAGAGGTCCCTAACCTTATTTGCCTCATGGACCAGTTTTATGTTAGACAACATATTTTGCGGACCGGTCTCGGTGAGGCGGATAAACAGGACAAAATACCCGGCCGGCAGGTGGACAGTGCAGTTCGTTGGTGGACGATACTGCCTCGCGCAGCCCAGTGTGGACAAAGTATTTATTCTTTCTGTGTGGCCCAGCTTCCAAACTGGCCACGGGCCGGTACCAGTTGGGGACCATCTGGTTGTGCACCATTCCTGTAGTTTATATACCCTTCTGGTCTGGTGCTGTATACTGTGGTAAACACTGCTCTGTATTTTTTTGCATGACTGACCAGGATTAATTTCCTTCATTGCCATTTCTCCCCAGACGAACTACCATCATTAATTCATGACATTTTACTGGGTTGTGTACCCATGACAAGTGAGTAACTCTCTGCTCTACCGTTTGCAGAGTATTCCATTTACGCACAAAAAAAGTGATAGAAAGTCAAAATGTATGCGAAACACAAAGGACACCTCTCTGTTATCCCAGCGGTCCGCAGGTGACAACCAGAAACAACCCTAATCTACCAACATTTCTACCAATACTTTGCAGCACATTGAGACCAATGGGTCCAGCTGGCAGACGGTCCGTTCTGCTGAGTAAGGTTTCGCTGACGAGCCATTGAACCGGAAAGTCTGAATCTGGGAAGATCTTGCCAACACATGTCTTATCTCATTATTTGGATTTTCCAACCGCATCATTTTTTAAACCAGAGTAGTGGGCTGCCATTGTTCTTGGAATGCATAACTCTCAACAAAGAGGATATCCAGCCAATCCAAACACAATTGGATGTAGGGTTAGTACTCTGAGGACCAGAACACGGAGGATGGGGTTTTGTGAGCAGACGAATAGATCACGGGAAACAGACTTTGGTTGGGAATGTTTGATTTTATGGAACTAACTTGCGCTCCCAAACGGAGACTACTGGAAGTACAGCACGGCTCACAGACCACAGGAGGGTTATTCCTGGGCTTTTagatcataaaaaaaacagacccaAGGTCAGTGACACCGGAGACGCAGGTGTGCAAAGAGCTTTGTGGGCTCATGATGTTGCTGACTATTCATGCATGGTCCAAAGATATTACAGTCAAACTCTACATACTTTCACTCCTGCAAGAGTTTAGATTGGGGTGCCCACATTCTTTTGGCTCGCAAGCTACTTCTAAATCGAACAAGTCAtgacggagggagggggcggagtcagTCCAGTGATTGAGTGTTAGCGGTAACCAAACGGATCTACAACGCTGAGTATCCCAAGTGCAAAACAAGTCAACATTCTGGGTCATTAGTTACCTTACTGGATGAAATTAAATCTGTCCAGCAGGCGATTGTTCACGTATGATGTTATGTTTATGATGACCTGACAGGATTTCTTTTCAATGACAAGCTGCCGGCGCTGCCTTGGCGACTGAGCGGTCAATCTCGACCCGTTGGGACTCCCTGCTTTAGATGATTCTGCTGGAAGATGTTGAAGTTCATGGAGTCTTTTACCATTGAAAAGACGTTTACAAAAGTCCCATCCCTAGAAAATTCATTGCTTCATCTGCACAGTATTGGGAGCTGAACATGAACGCGTCAAAACCATACACAAGTAAAAGTATTATCAGAAAAAAGTAGGAAAAGCGTGACTTGTGGTAGAAGTTAAAGTATGTGTGATATCATATTATTATaatgatatatttatatccaGCCCGGGAGGGTCTCCACTTTGACGTCCTCCATGTGTTTACTCTGAGAAGCTTTAGGCCAGAGGTATAATCACTGAATGTGTCATT carries:
- the ttpa gene encoding alpha-tocopherol transfer protein — encoded protein: MNGAQLSEFPDDSELLRPAVSGLRRRALQAGELSAVSTFSGKFLIKFLRARDFDEELSLKLLLNYQRWRRESPEISTCLSPSSVIGLLNTTYHAVLPQRDHTGSRVLIYRIGQWNPKDWTAVQVFRVSLITSEIISAETETQRRGLKVIFDLQGWSLGHALQINPSLAKKISSVLSDSFPLKVRGIHLVNEPMFFRPVFAMIRPFLPEKIKQRINMHGVDFHDTLSDFFSPPVLPPEYGGEGPSIAEACQDWTLQLLQSEKLLQQISSHPTGDIAITPEDALISEEGEAEPLFEG